A stretch of Rhizobium sp. TH2 DNA encodes these proteins:
- a CDS encoding ankyrin repeat domain-containing protein has product MRGLLTSVAWIFMATVAAAGSSLFEAVADGNTAAIEQLLAAGADVNSRERDQATPLIKAALQAKFDVAELLISKGADIMARNSGGFTPLHAAAFSGSLPISKLLLHRGASLDDATNKAGVTPLMVAGEENHVALAAFLLSEGADVEHPEVHGYTPITRAIWKGNTDVVRLFKLHGASCPPVSRIGEKEYTKCTKIRD; this is encoded by the coding sequence ATGCGTGGGCTACTTACATCGGTAGCGTGGATTTTCATGGCGACGGTGGCAGCCGCTGGAAGCTCTTTGTTCGAAGCCGTTGCAGACGGAAATACCGCCGCGATCGAGCAGCTGCTGGCGGCCGGTGCCGATGTCAACAGCCGTGAACGCGATCAGGCAACGCCCCTTATCAAAGCCGCGCTCCAAGCTAAATTCGATGTTGCCGAGTTGCTGATAAGCAAAGGCGCAGATATTATGGCTCGGAATTCGGGCGGCTTTACACCACTTCATGCCGCTGCCTTTTCCGGCAGCCTGCCGATAAGCAAGCTGCTTCTCCACCGTGGCGCGTCACTCGACGACGCGACCAATAAGGCTGGTGTGACACCGCTGATGGTGGCGGGTGAGGAAAATCACGTAGCTCTCGCCGCCTTTCTTCTGTCTGAGGGGGCTGACGTCGAGCACCCTGAGGTTCACGGCTACACGCCAATCACGCGGGCGATCTGGAAAGGCAACACAGACGTTGTGCGGCTATTCAAGCTGCATGGCGCAAGCTGCCCTCCCGTCAGCAGAATTGGCGAGAAAGAATACACAAAGTGCACGAAAATTCGCGATTGA
- a CDS encoding Rieske (2Fe-2S) protein: MASKHFACKTSEVGSDAAKIVPFGRLSVGVFKLDDGFYALLNVCPHKGAALCEGPICGTVRETDARDFVYERAGELVRCAWHGWEFDIRTGRFLVDSNVRARTIPVTLEGDDIYLTI; encoded by the coding sequence ATGGCATCGAAGCATTTCGCATGTAAGACCTCGGAGGTTGGTTCCGACGCAGCAAAAATCGTCCCCTTCGGCCGGCTATCAGTCGGCGTGTTCAAGCTCGATGACGGTTTTTACGCCCTTCTCAATGTTTGCCCGCACAAGGGCGCGGCCCTCTGCGAGGGCCCGATCTGCGGCACCGTGCGCGAAACCGACGCCCGCGACTTCGTGTATGAGCGTGCGGGCGAGTTGGTGCGTTGCGCTTGGCATGGCTGGGAATTCGACATCAGAACAGGACGCTTTCTGGTCGATAGCAACGTGAGGGCGAGGACCATTCCGGTCACCCTCGAAGGCGACGACATATATCTGACGATCTGA
- a CDS encoding YHS domain-containing (seleno)protein, whose protein sequence is MTGSRSGERRIDWPTTGFVLAVAGALIGSPAVADDSVNTGYFGGVAIMGYDTVAYFTEGKATKGSEKFSYEWLGTPWHFANAKHREMFISDPIRYAPQYGGYCAGEVTHGSVTINNDPEAFKIIDGKLYLIYDKGSAEWFAANAAETVTMADENWPKVAADLELDQYH, encoded by the coding sequence ATGACAGGGAGCAGAAGCGGAGAAAGACGCATTGATTGGCCTACGACGGGCTTTGTACTGGCTGTGGCAGGAGCTTTAATTGGGTCACCTGCCGTCGCCGACGATTCGGTAAACACGGGATACTTCGGCGGCGTGGCCATCATGGGATACGACACAGTCGCCTACTTCACTGAAGGAAAAGCGACGAAGGGGTCAGAGAAATTTTCATATGAGTGGCTGGGGACACCGTGGCACTTTGCCAATGCCAAACACCGCGAAATGTTTATTAGCGACCCTATCAGATATGCGCCACAATACGGCGGTTACTGTGCCGGCGAGGTGACTCACGGTTCGGTCACGATCAACAATGATCCCGAAGCGTTCAAGATTATCGACGGAAAGCTGTACCTGATCTACGACAAGGGATCGGCAGAGTGGTTCGCCGCAAATGCGGCAGAAACCGTGACGATGGCGGATGAGAATTGGCCGAAAGTCGCGGCGGATCTCGAGCTGGATCAATATCACTAA
- a CDS encoding amidohydrolase family protein — MFILDTDCHNYWCSATVLEPYMEGVFKDMFVRGEKTGPRGAFPHGHRPWFHPEGFSRHDINPVVEDDNYLIMKEKHLDKYNIDVAILTGDEPIEASTLANPYYANALCKAYNDYMIDYWLPKDDRFWGSIVVAPQDPRLAAEEIRRVGSHPRVVQVLVSHGAHRPYGDPFYHPIFEACAEMGLPFAMHLGGQGGLNSTAIAAGPSTFFWETHAILPQSAMTHMASLIAQGVFEKWPDLKVVIIECGVAWVPSVLWRLDSNYRALRKETPWLKRLPSEYFKSNIRMSTQPLEQPANIQHLWATLEAMDGENTLLFASDYPHWDYDDVTKLHIPPAWREKILGLNALDVYKRIPRPMAAAAE; from the coding sequence ATGTTCATTCTCGACACCGATTGTCATAACTACTGGTGCAGCGCCACCGTCCTGGAACCGTATATGGAGGGTGTGTTCAAGGATATGTTCGTCCGCGGCGAAAAGACCGGGCCGCGCGGCGCTTTCCCCCACGGCCACCGCCCGTGGTTTCATCCAGAAGGTTTTTCCCGCCATGACATCAATCCGGTCGTGGAGGATGACAACTATCTGATCATGAAGGAGAAGCACCTCGACAAGTACAATATCGACGTCGCGATCCTGACGGGCGACGAGCCTATCGAGGCTTCCACGCTTGCCAATCCCTACTACGCCAATGCGCTCTGCAAGGCGTACAACGATTACATGATTGATTACTGGCTTCCGAAGGACGACCGCTTCTGGGGATCGATCGTCGTGGCTCCGCAGGACCCTAGGCTTGCCGCTGAGGAAATCCGCCGCGTGGGTTCCCATCCGCGCGTCGTACAGGTCCTGGTCAGCCACGGGGCTCATAGGCCATATGGGGACCCCTTCTACCATCCGATCTTTGAAGCCTGCGCGGAAATGGGCCTTCCCTTCGCTATGCATCTCGGTGGCCAAGGCGGCCTCAATTCGACGGCAATTGCTGCTGGTCCTTCGACCTTCTTCTGGGAAACGCACGCCATCCTGCCGCAGTCGGCGATGACGCACATGGCGTCGCTGATCGCCCAGGGCGTTTTCGAGAAATGGCCTGACCTCAAGGTGGTTATCATCGAGTGCGGCGTCGCCTGGGTGCCGTCTGTGCTTTGGCGGCTGGATTCAAACTATCGCGCATTGCGCAAGGAAACACCTTGGCTGAAACGGCTTCCATCAGAATACTTCAAGAGCAACATCCGCATGTCGACCCAGCCTTTGGAGCAGCCCGCCAATATTCAGCATCTTTGGGCGACGCTTGAGGCCATGGACGGCGAGAACACACTCCTCTTCGCCTCCGACTATCCTCATTGGGATTATGATGATGTGACCAAGCTCCACATTCCCCCAGCGTGGCGCGAGAAGATTCTCGGCCTTAATGCACTTGATGTTTATAAACGCATTCCGCGCCCCATGGCCGCAGCGGCCGAGTGA
- a CDS encoding LysR family transcriptional regulator, producing the protein MNETLVMTFLDVLETGNFKRTAERMNIMQSTVSARIRQLEEMVGIRLFERGRGGAEATPAGRRFEGHCRAFLTLWGHARRDVLSGASASSHRLHVSCQYSLVRAYLLDWVDRLHSRDDLSLHVEINFSSQIQRDVVSGETDIGIMFAPQLTPDVRIGDLGTAEFVMVSTDHDSFEAIEFGRYIKVAYTTAFERALDDSIPKFAFPKLVIGSDDLAMELLARHGGALYLPRFAIPSALAKVPHLRIVEGAPVIPQPVFSAVHVRRRSDPLVVWALKQLREAMVTP; encoded by the coding sequence ATGAACGAAACGCTGGTGATGACTTTTCTCGACGTGCTCGAGACGGGAAATTTCAAGAGAACTGCTGAACGCATGAACATCATGCAATCGACAGTCAGCGCTCGCATCAGACAGCTTGAAGAGATGGTAGGCATTCGCTTATTCGAACGCGGGCGGGGAGGAGCTGAGGCCACTCCGGCGGGTCGACGATTCGAGGGGCATTGCCGCGCATTCCTCACGCTGTGGGGGCATGCCAGGCGGGATGTCCTTAGCGGAGCGTCGGCCAGCAGCCATAGGCTTCACGTATCGTGTCAGTACAGCCTCGTCAGGGCGTATCTCCTAGACTGGGTCGATAGGCTGCACAGCAGGGACGATCTCAGCCTGCATGTGGAGATCAACTTCTCCTCCCAGATTCAGCGCGACGTCGTTTCCGGCGAGACCGATATCGGCATCATGTTTGCGCCGCAGTTAACTCCCGACGTTCGCATCGGTGACCTAGGCACGGCGGAGTTCGTCATGGTGTCGACCGATCATGACTCGTTTGAGGCTATCGAATTCGGCCGTTACATCAAGGTCGCTTACACCACGGCCTTTGAGCGCGCGCTCGACGACTCCATTCCCAAGTTCGCGTTTCCGAAACTGGTCATCGGCAGCGACGATCTTGCCATGGAGCTGCTGGCGCGGCACGGCGGGGCGCTGTATCTCCCCCGGTTCGCCATACCGAGCGCACTCGCTAAGGTGCCGCACCTGCGCATTGTAGAGGGCGCACCGGTCATTCCCCAGCCCGTTTTCTCCGCGGTTCACGTTCGACGGCGATCCGATCCTCTGGTCGTCTGGGCTTTGAAGCAGCTGCGCGAGGCTATGGTTACGCCATGA